A region of Aliivibrio fischeri DNA encodes the following proteins:
- a CDS encoding type IV secretory system conjugative DNA transfer family protein has protein sequence MISIAEPVNPNNALDCCNAMYVGSSGSGKTTAVKNLNIAANDCVVFFDAFGDYEGTFKGQQVFTYYTWADFSENLFKARSSGKPFKIARGFKGRIEKGDFELFCALAWACGDGSKEPLNVVLEELAKFCDTAGKMDGYVGDLIRIGRKFGLRTHCIFQRGQEVGKTVIGNCPIKWIGYQDRENDAVYLSKELGIASEAIAKLEKLEYIIKTEKHGKGEFDNGKFTFKK, from the coding sequence ATGATTAGCATTGCTGAGCCAGTAAACCCAAACAACGCGCTAGATTGTTGTAATGCTATGTATGTCGGCTCATCGGGTAGTGGAAAGACTACGGCAGTAAAAAACCTAAACATAGCAGCGAATGATTGTGTTGTTTTCTTTGATGCGTTCGGAGACTACGAGGGCACATTTAAAGGTCAACAAGTTTTTACTTACTATACATGGGCTGATTTTTCAGAGAATCTATTTAAAGCTCGTAGTTCTGGTAAGCCGTTTAAGATTGCACGTGGTTTTAAAGGCCGAATTGAAAAAGGTGACTTTGAACTATTTTGCGCCCTTGCATGGGCGTGTGGTGACGGCAGTAAAGAGCCGTTAAATGTAGTATTAGAAGAATTAGCGAAGTTCTGTGATACCGCGGGAAAAATGGACGGCTATGTAGGAGACTTGATCCGTATCGGTCGTAAATTTGGACTACGTACACACTGTATTTTTCAACGTGGTCAAGAAGTCGGTAAAACCGTGATAGGTAACTGTCCGATTAAGTGGATAGGATACCAAGACCGTGAAAATGATGCGGTGTATTTATCAAAAGAGTTAGGCATAGCATCCGAAGCAATCGCAAAACTTGAAAAACTCGAATACATCATAAAAACGGAAAAACACGGAAAAGGTGAATTTGATAACGGTAAATTCACCTTTAAAAAGTGA